The following proteins are co-located in the Pedobacter frigiditerrae genome:
- a CDS encoding APC family permease has product MQAKKQLSLFDLSMIVVSLVIGMGIFRNPASVAATSGDDTIFFAVWIVGGIIALCGALTYAEIGLRLPAMGGYYKVFAHCYHPAIGFSVNAIILISNAASLAVVALIGSDYVSDLLFGKPSGTFFNTTMAIVAVAIFFCVNLFGLKTSSKTQNVLIVIKVGLVLLLIASVFKGVVVEPHGYEQGSPLYSLSNRSALSLFLVSMIPVCFAYGGYQQTINFGAEVKKPNIIPKGIFIGIIIVVSLYLLINVAYIDVIGFDKMKNASAIGALLCEAWFGPFGAKVFDALMFLSVLAYVNILLMSNPRVMYAMSIDKVFPKIFSYTSPKTGALVTGLATFSLITVIITFFGKGVDNILNFTMFLDSIGMSTSAATLFILRKRMQGADVTKNTWNKFTPILATFFVFSYFMIAIGVVIKDVNAAFIGTGLLLLFLMLYYIFYAKKATN; this is encoded by the coding sequence ATGCAAGCTAAAAAGCAACTCTCTCTTTTCGACCTTTCTATGATTGTGGTTAGTCTAGTAATTGGAATGGGAATCTTTCGAAATCCAGCATCAGTTGCGGCTACATCTGGAGACGACACCATCTTTTTTGCAGTATGGATTGTAGGTGGAATCATCGCACTTTGTGGCGCTTTAACTTATGCGGAAATTGGTTTGAGGTTACCAGCAATGGGTGGTTATTATAAGGTTTTTGCACATTGTTATCATCCCGCTATCGGTTTTTCAGTTAACGCCATCATTTTAATTAGTAATGCGGCATCGCTAGCAGTTGTTGCCTTAATTGGTTCAGATTATGTGAGTGATTTGCTATTTGGCAAACCCAGCGGTACATTTTTTAATACCACAATGGCAATTGTGGCCGTTGCTATATTTTTCTGCGTTAATTTATTTGGATTAAAAACCAGCAGTAAAACTCAGAATGTACTCATCGTTATTAAAGTTGGATTGGTTTTATTACTTATTGCTAGTGTTTTTAAAGGTGTTGTTGTAGAGCCACATGGTTACGAGCAAGGTTCTCCATTGTACTCACTTTCTAATCGCAGTGCACTATCACTCTTTTTAGTATCGATGATTCCGGTTTGTTTCGCCTATGGCGGGTATCAGCAGACCATAAATTTTGGTGCCGAAGTTAAAAAACCAAATATCATACCCAAGGGGATTTTCATAGGTATTATCATCGTTGTTTCGCTTTACCTACTGATAAACGTTGCTTATATCGATGTAATAGGATTTGACAAAATGAAAAATGCATCGGCAATTGGCGCATTACTTTGTGAAGCTTGGTTTGGTCCATTTGGTGCAAAAGTGTTTGATGCCTTGATGTTTCTTTCTGTTTTAGCTTATGTAAACATCCTTTTAATGAGTAACCCAAGGGTGATGTATGCAATGAGCATAGACAAGGTTTTTCCGAAAATATTTTCTTATACAAGTCCCAAAACGGGTGCTTTGGTAACGGGATTAGCTACTTTTTCATTAATCACTGTTATCATTACATTTTTTGGAAAAGGAGTTGATAACATTTTAAACTTTACCATGTTTTTAGATAGCATTGGAATGAGCACCTCAGCTGCGACCTTATTTATCTTGCGCAAAAGAATGCAAGGTGCTGACGTAACAAAAAACACCTGGAATAAATTCACTCCAATATTGGCTACATTTTTTGTGTTTAGTTACTTTATGATTGCCATTGGAGTAGTGATAAAAGATGTAAATGCCGCCTTCATTGGAACAGGACTTTTATTATTATTCTTAATGTTATACTACATTTTCTACGCTAAAAAAGCTACAAATTAA